In Alosa alosa isolate M-15738 ecotype Scorff River chromosome 19, AALO_Geno_1.1, whole genome shotgun sequence, a genomic segment contains:
- the gdf7 gene encoding growth/differentiation factor 6-A — MNPTKAAALSLCVSFLFANGLYAAVLGSLKYPFAADDHGLVSHLDVQNRGQSSAIPRSETPRNGTAVHIPSYMISLYRTLSQLERRGNNNVSRSTRHANTVTSFMDIGKDYIPAESRQRYVFDSSSLSRADDLVEAELRVLRKAPPDLLRVLSRGGSLYRVLLFLCSSDPEGQRQPISSQTIDILDSGTGTQWDVFDVSASLKMQRKSRWSSGGGDGAVSPLCFDVVVVSDATDEAAAPWAVGYGRHGREPQERALLVAFTRTRRKENLFREIREKMRVMSGASLLTELPFDPGMEGRRPRRRRRRRTALTSRVGGTGGGGGGGGRGGGGGGGGSGGGGRRRTRCSRKPLHVNFKQLGWDDWIIAPLDYEAYHCEGVCDFPLRSHLEPTNHAIIQTLMNSMDPDATPPSCCVPSKLSPISILYIDSGNNVVYKQYEDMVVESCGCR; from the exons atgaatcCTACGAAGGCTGCtgctctgtctctttgtgtttCCTTCCTCTTTGCGAATGGTCTTTACGCAGCGGTCCTTGGGTCACTGAAGTACCCTTTCGCCGCGGATGACCACGGGCTTGTCTCGCATCTGGATGTGCAGAATCGAGGACAATCGAGTGCTATCCCCAGGAGTGAGACTCCGCGGAATGGTACTGCAGTACACATACCGTCGTATATGATATCACTGTACAGGACTCTGTCTcagctggagaggagaggtaatAACAACGTCTCCCGTTCAACGAGGCACGCTAACACGGTCACCAGCTTTATGGACATTGGGAAAG ACTACATCCCGGCTGAGAGCAGGCAGCGCTACGTCTTCGACTCGTCCAGTCTCTCCAGGGCAGATGACCTGGTGGAGGCAGAGCTGCGTGTTTTGCGGAAGGCCCCGCCGGACTTGCTGCGCGTGCTGTCCAGGGGAGGCAGCCTGTACCGTGTGCTGCTCTTCCTCTGCTCGAGCGACCCGGAGGGCCAGCGACAGCCAATCAGCTCGCAGACCATCGACATTCTGGACTCTGGCACAGGGACACAGTGGGATGTCTTCGACGTCAGCGCCAGTCTGAAGATGCAGCGGAAGTCGCGCTGGAGCAGCGGAGGTGGTGACGGCGCGGTCAGCCCACTGTGCTTTGACGTGGTGGTGGTTTCGGACGCGACAGACGAGGCCGCCGCGCCCTGGGCAGTGGGCTACGGGCGGCATGGACGGGAGCCCCAGGAGAGGGCCCTGCTGGTGGCCTTCACGCGCACCCGCCGCAAGGAGAACCTGTTCCGGGAGATCCGCGAGAAGATGAGGGTCATGTCGGGGGCCAGTCTGCTCACAGAGCTGCCCTTCGACCCCGGCATGGAGGGCCGTCGGCCCCGGAGGCGTAGACGCCGGAGGACTGCCCTGACCAGCCGCGTGGGGGGGaccgggggaggggggggcg gtggtggccgaggcggtggaggaggaggaggaggcagcggCGGCGGAGGCCGCCGGCGCACGCGCTGCAGCCGCAAGCCGCTACACGTGAACTTCAAGCAGCTGGGCTGGGACGACTGGATCATCGCGCCGCTGGACTACGAGGCGTACCACTGCGAGGGCGTGTGCGACTTCCCGCTGCGCTCGCACCTGGAGCCCACCAACCACGCCATCATCCAGACGCTGATGAACTCCATGGACCCCGACGCCACGCCGCCCAGCTGCTGCGTGCCCTCCAAGCTCAGCCCCATCAGCATCCTCTACATCGACTCGGGCAACAACGTGGTTTACAAACAGTACGAGGACATGGTGGTGGAGAGCTGCGGCTGCAGGTAG
- the LOC125284424 gene encoding G-protein coupled receptor family C group 6 member A-like gives MGLFWFAVSLWSCCGPSVSLHLGGETSEVSHPGDVMIGGLFPIHKQVSSKEKHGPITNCSDVDVTMLIRAQAMIYAIEKINELQYLLPNVSIGYKIYDTCGDVSIATRETLKLLEQSHGNQNMCPLLEETPGTGAEGVKVVIGERDSETSVAVARLLALPKVAQISYASTSELLSSKLKFPSFLRTVPSDKQQTKAMAEFVREQKWDIVGVIGSDDEYGKYGSETLIDLFTQIKACIAFKEVLPAEFTQNETLTRIELDKIFKKIQTHPTEAIVIFTKTRNVKAILEEAVKRRVHRTWLASDSWSISIEISGLNNITQIGRVIEAECQACPSGQYASPKKDCCLPKEITFFTWGDGIVIALVVFDSLGVVLTVLVAVLFTVQRSTPIVKAAGGYLCFLALLSLLVCFASVAVGLSEPSDVTCMIEVPLFLLAFTLCISCILANLLQVFVGFNFRLTMTSTLKSLNRPAVVICVCFGVQVLLCSLWLILNPPNKITLNDHETQIIIACFEGSMFLSMAVFLYVCLLSVVCFIFAYNGRQLPDLYKNARYVAVSMLVYLVMCIIFLPFYMTSFSKYRQSIQACALMVTTYSVLICHFGTKCYIMLFKKDLNNESAIAEYIRNHYNQKSIRVLSS, from the exons ATGGGTCTTTTCTGGTTTGCTGTGAGCCTGTGGAGCTGCTGTGGACCGTCTGTGTCCCTACATCTGGGAGGAGAGACCTCTGAAGTATCTCACCCAGGAGATGTCATGATTGGCGGTCTTTTccctattcacaaacaagtttCTTCAAAGGAAAAACATGGCCCTATTACAAATTGTTCTGA CGTTGACGTGACCATGTTAATCCGTGCCCAAGCCATGATATACGCCATCGAAAAGATCAACGAGTTACAATATCTGTTGCCAAATGTGTCCATTGGCTATAAAATATATGACACTTGTGGGGATGTATCTATAGCAACTAGAGAAACGCTAAAACTCCTTGAACAGTCCCATGGAAACCAAAATATGTGTCCTCTCTTGGAAGAGACCCCTGGCACGGGTGCAGAAGGGGTCAAGGTAGtgattggagagagagactctgagACCTCTGTTGCTGTGGCCCGCTTGCTGGCGCTGCCCAAAGTGGCACAG ATTAGCTATGCTTCGACGAGTGAGCTACTAAGCAGTAAACTGAAGTTCCCATCCTTTCTCCGCACTGTCCCGAGTGACAAACAACAGACCAAGGCCATGGCTGAGTTTGTGAGAGAACAAAAGTGGGACATAGTAGGTGTCATTGGAAGTGATGATGAATATGGCAAATATGGCTCTGAGACTCTCATCGATCTCTTCACTCAAATCAAAGCCTGCATCGCATTCAAGGAGGTTTTACCAGCTGAGTTCACTCAAAATGAGACGCTCACTAGGATAGAACTTGACAAGATCTTCAAGAAGATACAAACCCATCCAACTGAAGCTATTGTGATTTTCACCAAAACGAGAAATGTGAAGGCCATCTTAGAGGAGGCCGTTAAGCGTAGGGTACACAGGACCTGGTTGGCTAGTGATTCCTGGTCCATCTCCATAGAGATATCTGGACTCAATAACATCACACAGATTGGGAGAGTCATTG AAGCAGAATGTCAGGCCTGCCCCAGTGGCCAGTACGCATCTCCAAAGAAGGACTGCTGTCTGCCAAAGGAGATCACCTTCTTCACGTGGGGGGACGGCATCGTCATAGCCCTGGTGGTGTTCGACAGCCTGGGCGTCGTGCTCACTGTCCTAGTGGCTGTGCTGTTCACCGTGCAGAGGAGCACCCCCATCGTGAAGGCGGCCGGCGGCTACCTATGCTTCCTGGCCCTGCTGTCCCTACTGGTCTGCTTCGCCAGCGTGGCCGTGGGGCTCAGCGAGCCCTCAGACGTGACCTGCATGATCGAGGTGCCCCTCTTCCTCCTGGCGTTCACCCTCTGCATCTCCTGCATCCTGGCCAACCTGCTCCAGGTCTTCGTGGGCTTCAACTTCCGCCTGACAATGACCAGCACGCTGAAAAGCCTCAATAGGCCGGCTGTGGTCATTTGTGTTTGCTTCGGGGTTCAGGTGTTACTGTGCTCACTGTGGCTCATCCTTAACCCCCCAAACAAAATCACATTGAATGACCATGAAACCCAAATCATAATTGCATGCTTTGAAGGGTCCATGTTTCTGTCCATggctgtgtttttgtatgtctgCCTGCTTTCTGTGGTATGCTTCATATTTGCATACAACGGAAGGCAACTCCCAGACCTGTATAAGAATGCTCGATATGTTGCTGTTAGCATGCTGGTCTATCTTGTGATGTGCATCATTTTTCTGCCATTCTACATGACTTCTTTTAGCAAGTACAGGCAAAGCATTCAGGCTTGTGCACTCATGGTGACTACATACAGTGTCTTGATCTGCCACTTTGGCACAAAATGCTACATCATGCTGTTTAAGAAGGACCTGAACAACGAGAGTGCCATAGCAGAGTACATACGTAACCATTACAACCAAAAGAGCATAAGGGTTTTAAGCTCCTAA
- the gcfc2 gene encoding GC-rich sequence DNA-binding factor 2 isoform X1, producing the protein MFRKATRRNIRERKDDSSEDDRKEDEDESEIPSLQIKPSKLSQTRGITCSSKAQKAPAKSDSSGEDDDGMVYSASSPGPPKEQTKTKTLTFSDDEGPESEFKIKKAKDKLVVFSSRKKEGSPIKTSEAKDVSRKKQPTVESESDSAEEEMSESDNSDISSMTSMSSQSSAPAQIPRSPVPVSIPDARKIRAAKEARQRARAQRDYISLDGDRESTPGTGEDEDLDDVERERDSDNEPDDHERRIEFAPRPQTLRERIAEKMGESDSVDSSDDSEEAEAQSLWEAQQIEKGVKRPQLSRGECELLNELLQNILQISKLGKESGKRKRLQIPESLPAVSFSIIKKRITGKLESLRSVHRAHEADLRKLQFDVDEAKSTLENLENTTAEEQLKFYRNMRVYADNLIECLTEKMVLINSVEMDMHSLYIDQADALFNKRKEVVREESSRLQQLSFNTDTTGDDPMGAQGREESISEGQLELACLPADTEDEPEQQEELQRKKADILKRAEAIFSDVHKDFSDISKILSRFDEWRHSYADSYNNAYIGLCLPKLLSPIVRQQLIGWNPLQSDGEDFEGRPWYSAVEKFCHGQGHEESENADIKTIPAIIEKTVLPKIQGFVELVWDPLSLRQTQCLTVLCRRLQDDYSIFSGDQSKPVKAFLMSVTSRLKSAVDEDVFIPLYPKKYLDDRASPQYRFQTQQFWSAVKLLGNITLWDDILTEHTLKELALDKLLNRYLMMALLNESDSQLTVEKCKKVAACFPKSWFEDLDTRSSLPQLKSFCSHLLQTGHSVCKDNTHPDRTRDILKTLFTIMADVKAWDDLTTIAEKYHHTDLMSQLF; encoded by the exons atgtttcgtAAGGCAACGCGGAGAAATATTAGAGAAAGGAAAGACGATTCCAGTGAAGACGATCGAAAAGAAGACGAGGATGAGAGTGAAATACCTTCTCTTCAGATCAAACCATCAAAACTATCTCAAACCAGAGGAATAACCTGTAGTTCCAAGGCTCAAAAAGCTCCCGCAAAATCGGATTCTAGTGGAGAGGACGATGACGGAATGGTTTACTCTGCTAGCAGCCCAGGTCCTCCAAAAGAGCAAACCAAAACAAAGACGCTTACTTTCTCCGATGACGAAG GCCCTGAGTCTGAATTCAAAATAAAGAAAGCCAAAGACAAATTGGTTGTATTCAGTTCTCGGAAAAAAGAAGGTTCACCAATCAAGACTTCTGAAG CAAAAGATGTCTCCCGGAAAAAGCAGCCCACAGTAGAGTCAGAGAGTGACTCTGCAGAAGAGGAAATGAGTGAAAGTGACAACAGCGACATCAGCTCTATGACATCGATGTCCTCTCAGTCCTCAGCGCCTGCCCAGATCCCCAGGTCTCCAG TACCAGTCTCCATCCCTGATGCTCGGAAGATCCGTGCTGCCAAGGAAGCACGTCAGCGGGCACGGGCCCAAAGGGACTACATCTCTCTGGACGGAGATCGAGAGAGCACCCCCGGCACGGGAGAGGACGAGGATCTGGACGACGTGGAGCGAGAGCGAGACAGCGACAACGAGCCTGATGACCACGAGCGCCGTATCGAGTTTGCACCCCGACCCCAAACGCTCAGAGAGAGGATAGCGGAAAAGATGG GTGAAAGTGACAGTGTGGACAGCTCTGATGACAGCGAGGAGGCCGAGGCCCAGAGCCTGTGGGAGGCCCAGCAAATTGAGAAAGGTGTGAAAAGGCCACAG CTAAGTAGAGGCGAATGTGAGCTTCTCAATGAGCTGCTCCAGAATATTTTGCAG ATCTCCAAACTGGGAAAAGAGtcagggaagaggaagagactGCAAATCCCTGAATCACTTCCTGCTGTGAGCTTCAGCATCATCAAGAAGAGGATTACTGGAAA ACTGGAGTCCTTGAGAAGTGTTCACCGGGCCCATGAGGCGGATTTGCGGAAGCTCCAGTTTGATGTGGACGAGGCCAAGAGCACCCTGGAGAACCTGGAGAACACCACTGCTGAGGAACAGCTCAAGTTCTACCGGAACATGCGTGTCTATGCCGACAACCTGATCGAATGTCTGACAGAGAAG ATGGTGCTGATCAACTCAGTGGAGATGGACATGCACTCTCTGTACATCGACCAAGCGGATGCACTGTTCAACAAAAGGAAGGAGGTGGTGAGGGAGGAGTCCTCTCGTCTCCAGCAGCTATCGT TTAACACAGATACAACTGGTGACGATCCCATGGGAGCTCAGGGCAG AGAGGAGAGCATCTCGGAGGGACAGCTGGAGCTTGCGTGCCTGCCTGCCGACACAGAGGACGAACCTGAACAGCAGGAAGAGCTTCAGaggaagaaag CGGACATCCTGAAGAGAGCGGAAGCCATTTTCTCAGACGTCCATAAGGATTTCTCCGACATCAGTAAGATCCTCTCCAGGTTTGATGAGTGGAGACATTCCTACGCAGACTCCTACAACAATGCGTACATCGGCCTGTGCCTGCCCAAACTCCTGAGCCCCATCGTCAGGCAGCAGCTCATTGGCTGGAACCCTCTTCAG TCAGATGGTGAGGACTTTGAGGGCCGGCCCTGGTACTCTGCAGTTGAGAAGTTCTGCCACGGACAAGGACACGAGGAGTCTGAGAATGCGGACATTAAAACCATTCCTGCAATCATAGAGAAGACTGTCCTGCCCAAGATTCAAG GCTTTGTGGAGTTGGTGTGGGACCCTTTATCTCTGAGACAGACCCAGTGTCTTACAGTCCTTTGCAGGAGACTACAGGACGATTACTCCATCTTCAGTGGCGATCAGAGCAAGCCTGTCAAG GCCTTCTTGATGTCGGTCACCTCGCGGCTGAAAAGTGCAGTTGATGAAGATGTtttcatccctctctatccAAAGAA gtACTTGGATGACCGGGCTTCACCACAGTACAGATTTCAAACACAGCAGTTCTGGTCAGCAGTGAAG cttctcggTAACATCACCCTATGGGATGATATCCTAACGGAGCACACTCTGAAGGAGCTGGCTCTGGACAAACTCCTTAATCGCTACCTCATGATGGCCCTGCTCAACGAGTCCGACAGCCAGCTCACCGTGGAGAAATGCAAAAAG GTGGCAGCATGCTTTCCCAAGTCCTGGTTCGAGGACTTGGACACAAGATCATCTCTGCCTCAGCTGAAGAGTTTCTGTAGTCATCTGCTGCAAACTGGGCACTCTGTTTGCAAAGACAATACTCATCCAGACAGGACAAG GGACATTTTGAAAACTCTGTTCACCATCATGGCAGATGTCAAGGCATGGGATGACCTGACTACAATAGCAGAAAAGTACCACCACACAGACTTAATGAGTCAGTTATTCTAA
- the gcfc2 gene encoding GC-rich sequence DNA-binding factor 2 isoform X2 yields MFRKATRRNIRERKDDSSEDDRKEDEDESEIPSLQIKPSKLSQTRGITCSSKAQKAPAKSDSSGEDDDGMVYSASSPGPPKEQTKTKTLTFSDDEGPESEFKIKKAKDKLVVFSSRKKEGSPIKTSEAKDVSRKKQPTVESESDSAEEEMSESDNSDISSMTSMSSQSSAPAQIPRSPVPVSIPDARKIRAAKEARQRARAQRDYISLDGDRESTPGTGEDEDLDDVERERDSDNEPDDHERRIEFAPRPQTLRERIAEKMGESDSVDSSDDSEEAEAQSLWEAQQIEKGVKRPQISKLGKESGKRKRLQIPESLPAVSFSIIKKRITGKLESLRSVHRAHEADLRKLQFDVDEAKSTLENLENTTAEEQLKFYRNMRVYADNLIECLTEKMVLINSVEMDMHSLYIDQADALFNKRKEVVREESSRLQQLSFNTDTTGDDPMGAQGREESISEGQLELACLPADTEDEPEQQEELQRKKADILKRAEAIFSDVHKDFSDISKILSRFDEWRHSYADSYNNAYIGLCLPKLLSPIVRQQLIGWNPLQSDGEDFEGRPWYSAVEKFCHGQGHEESENADIKTIPAIIEKTVLPKIQGFVELVWDPLSLRQTQCLTVLCRRLQDDYSIFSGDQSKPVKAFLMSVTSRLKSAVDEDVFIPLYPKKYLDDRASPQYRFQTQQFWSAVKLLGNITLWDDILTEHTLKELALDKLLNRYLMMALLNESDSQLTVEKCKKVAACFPKSWFEDLDTRSSLPQLKSFCSHLLQTGHSVCKDNTHPDRTRDILKTLFTIMADVKAWDDLTTIAEKYHHTDLMSQLF; encoded by the exons atgtttcgtAAGGCAACGCGGAGAAATATTAGAGAAAGGAAAGACGATTCCAGTGAAGACGATCGAAAAGAAGACGAGGATGAGAGTGAAATACCTTCTCTTCAGATCAAACCATCAAAACTATCTCAAACCAGAGGAATAACCTGTAGTTCCAAGGCTCAAAAAGCTCCCGCAAAATCGGATTCTAGTGGAGAGGACGATGACGGAATGGTTTACTCTGCTAGCAGCCCAGGTCCTCCAAAAGAGCAAACCAAAACAAAGACGCTTACTTTCTCCGATGACGAAG GCCCTGAGTCTGAATTCAAAATAAAGAAAGCCAAAGACAAATTGGTTGTATTCAGTTCTCGGAAAAAAGAAGGTTCACCAATCAAGACTTCTGAAG CAAAAGATGTCTCCCGGAAAAAGCAGCCCACAGTAGAGTCAGAGAGTGACTCTGCAGAAGAGGAAATGAGTGAAAGTGACAACAGCGACATCAGCTCTATGACATCGATGTCCTCTCAGTCCTCAGCGCCTGCCCAGATCCCCAGGTCTCCAG TACCAGTCTCCATCCCTGATGCTCGGAAGATCCGTGCTGCCAAGGAAGCACGTCAGCGGGCACGGGCCCAAAGGGACTACATCTCTCTGGACGGAGATCGAGAGAGCACCCCCGGCACGGGAGAGGACGAGGATCTGGACGACGTGGAGCGAGAGCGAGACAGCGACAACGAGCCTGATGACCACGAGCGCCGTATCGAGTTTGCACCCCGACCCCAAACGCTCAGAGAGAGGATAGCGGAAAAGATGG GTGAAAGTGACAGTGTGGACAGCTCTGATGACAGCGAGGAGGCCGAGGCCCAGAGCCTGTGGGAGGCCCAGCAAATTGAGAAAGGTGTGAAAAGGCCACAG ATCTCCAAACTGGGAAAAGAGtcagggaagaggaagagactGCAAATCCCTGAATCACTTCCTGCTGTGAGCTTCAGCATCATCAAGAAGAGGATTACTGGAAA ACTGGAGTCCTTGAGAAGTGTTCACCGGGCCCATGAGGCGGATTTGCGGAAGCTCCAGTTTGATGTGGACGAGGCCAAGAGCACCCTGGAGAACCTGGAGAACACCACTGCTGAGGAACAGCTCAAGTTCTACCGGAACATGCGTGTCTATGCCGACAACCTGATCGAATGTCTGACAGAGAAG ATGGTGCTGATCAACTCAGTGGAGATGGACATGCACTCTCTGTACATCGACCAAGCGGATGCACTGTTCAACAAAAGGAAGGAGGTGGTGAGGGAGGAGTCCTCTCGTCTCCAGCAGCTATCGT TTAACACAGATACAACTGGTGACGATCCCATGGGAGCTCAGGGCAG AGAGGAGAGCATCTCGGAGGGACAGCTGGAGCTTGCGTGCCTGCCTGCCGACACAGAGGACGAACCTGAACAGCAGGAAGAGCTTCAGaggaagaaag CGGACATCCTGAAGAGAGCGGAAGCCATTTTCTCAGACGTCCATAAGGATTTCTCCGACATCAGTAAGATCCTCTCCAGGTTTGATGAGTGGAGACATTCCTACGCAGACTCCTACAACAATGCGTACATCGGCCTGTGCCTGCCCAAACTCCTGAGCCCCATCGTCAGGCAGCAGCTCATTGGCTGGAACCCTCTTCAG TCAGATGGTGAGGACTTTGAGGGCCGGCCCTGGTACTCTGCAGTTGAGAAGTTCTGCCACGGACAAGGACACGAGGAGTCTGAGAATGCGGACATTAAAACCATTCCTGCAATCATAGAGAAGACTGTCCTGCCCAAGATTCAAG GCTTTGTGGAGTTGGTGTGGGACCCTTTATCTCTGAGACAGACCCAGTGTCTTACAGTCCTTTGCAGGAGACTACAGGACGATTACTCCATCTTCAGTGGCGATCAGAGCAAGCCTGTCAAG GCCTTCTTGATGTCGGTCACCTCGCGGCTGAAAAGTGCAGTTGATGAAGATGTtttcatccctctctatccAAAGAA gtACTTGGATGACCGGGCTTCACCACAGTACAGATTTCAAACACAGCAGTTCTGGTCAGCAGTGAAG cttctcggTAACATCACCCTATGGGATGATATCCTAACGGAGCACACTCTGAAGGAGCTGGCTCTGGACAAACTCCTTAATCGCTACCTCATGATGGCCCTGCTCAACGAGTCCGACAGCCAGCTCACCGTGGAGAAATGCAAAAAG GTGGCAGCATGCTTTCCCAAGTCCTGGTTCGAGGACTTGGACACAAGATCATCTCTGCCTCAGCTGAAGAGTTTCTGTAGTCATCTGCTGCAAACTGGGCACTCTGTTTGCAAAGACAATACTCATCCAGACAGGACAAG GGACATTTTGAAAACTCTGTTCACCATCATGGCAGATGTCAAGGCATGGGATGACCTGACTACAATAGCAGAAAAGTACCACCACACAGACTTAATGAGTCAGTTATTCTAA